The following coding sequences are from one Paraburkholderia caballeronis window:
- a CDS encoding GlsB/YeaQ/YmgE family stress response membrane protein: MEHGIIAWLIIGAIAGWLAGILVKGGGFGLIVDIIVGIVGAFIGGWLAGLLGISIGGGMISSIITAIIGAVILLFIIRLFRRA; this comes from the coding sequence ATGGAACACGGCATCATCGCCTGGCTCATCATCGGCGCAATCGCAGGCTGGCTCGCCGGCATCCTCGTGAAGGGCGGCGGCTTCGGATTGATCGTCGATATCATCGTCGGGATCGTGGGCGCGTTCATCGGCGGATGGCTCGCGGGCCTGCTCGGCATCTCGATCGGCGGCGGCATGATCAGCTCGATCATCACGGCCATCATCGGCGCGGTCATCCTGCTGTTCATCATCCGGCTCTTCCGGCGAGCGTAG
- a CDS encoding MgtC/SapB family protein, which produces MTFDLALRLAAAFACGVAIGLERQIRQRTAGLRTITLVASGASLFVTLGVLTGNGTAGVTQISAYVVSGVGFLGGGVIMRDKGSIQGINTAATLWCSAAVGVLCGAGHYGPAVAGTAIVLLTNTVLREVSRFINATPVSNADLVREYMLTVVCREEDEIHIRTVLTNSMYSTPLSFQSLTSEDLADRPQQVRVTATLKLHPKDQPKLEQMASRLAMEKSVSSVTWTAAEVEAAPE; this is translated from the coding sequence ATGACTTTCGACCTTGCGCTGCGACTCGCGGCCGCTTTCGCATGCGGCGTCGCGATCGGACTCGAACGCCAGATACGCCAGCGCACGGCTGGCCTGCGCACGATCACGCTCGTCGCAAGCGGCGCGAGCCTGTTCGTCACGCTCGGCGTGCTGACCGGCAACGGCACCGCCGGCGTCACGCAGATTTCGGCGTATGTGGTGTCCGGCGTCGGTTTCCTCGGCGGCGGCGTGATCATGCGCGACAAGGGCTCGATCCAGGGAATCAACACCGCCGCGACGCTATGGTGCTCGGCGGCGGTCGGCGTGCTGTGCGGCGCGGGCCATTACGGCCCGGCGGTCGCCGGCACCGCGATCGTGCTGCTGACGAACACGGTGCTGCGCGAAGTGAGCCGCTTCATCAACGCGACGCCGGTGTCGAATGCGGATCTCGTGCGCGAATACATGCTGACCGTCGTGTGCCGCGAGGAGGACGAGATTCATATTCGCACGGTGCTGACGAATTCGATGTATTCGACGCCGCTGTCGTTCCAGAGCCTGACGAGCGAGGACCTGGCGGACCGTCCGCAACAGGTGCGCGTAACCGCGACACTAAAGCTGCATCCGAAGGACCAGCCCAAGCTCGAACAGATGGCGAGCCGGCTCGCGATGGAAAAAAGCGTGTCCAGCGTCACGTGGACAGCCGCGGAAGTGGAAGCGGCGCCTGAATGA
- a CDS encoding LysR family transcriptional regulator — protein MDTLRNMRIFVRVVESGSFTRAAAHESMTTAQVSRAITDLESRLRTRLLNRTTRRMSLTEAGERYLQSCRRILADVEQAEAEAAAAHANPVGKLRVYGGTSFGQHYVMPLIARYQQHQPEVAVDLTIAQQMPDIIEEGFDVAVVIAAQLEDSALISQHLGSTAAILCASPEYLRTRGAPESFDDLDHHTCLHLTDASLPAGQWVSEGPHGETFRHTGVTPFQVNNPEALALAIREGMGIGPLPVPVALPGLADGSLVRVLPTLRLQTLNIYALYASRRYLDAKIRTFVEFLRDSVPVTLAEQEEALSACNASLPGVVPHVRSRESREAERLRLVN, from the coding sequence ATGGATACGCTGCGAAACATGCGAATCTTCGTCCGGGTCGTCGAGTCCGGCAGTTTCACGCGCGCGGCCGCGCACGAGTCGATGACGACGGCGCAGGTGTCGCGCGCGATCACCGACCTCGAATCGCGGCTGCGCACACGGCTGTTGAACCGGACCACGCGGCGCATGTCGCTGACCGAGGCAGGCGAGCGTTATCTGCAAAGCTGCCGGCGCATCCTCGCGGACGTCGAGCAGGCCGAGGCGGAAGCCGCGGCCGCGCATGCGAATCCGGTCGGCAAGCTGCGCGTGTACGGCGGCACGAGCTTCGGCCAGCACTACGTGATGCCGCTGATCGCGCGCTACCAGCAGCATCAGCCCGAGGTCGCCGTCGATCTGACCATCGCGCAGCAGATGCCCGACATCATCGAGGAAGGCTTCGACGTCGCGGTCGTGATCGCGGCGCAGCTTGAGGATTCCGCGCTGATCTCGCAGCATCTCGGCAGCACCGCCGCGATCCTGTGCGCGTCGCCCGAGTATCTGCGCACGCGCGGCGCGCCCGAATCGTTCGACGATCTCGACCACCATACCTGCCTGCATCTGACCGACGCGAGCCTGCCCGCCGGCCAGTGGGTGTCCGAGGGGCCGCACGGCGAAACGTTCCGTCATACCGGCGTCACGCCGTTCCAGGTGAACAATCCCGAGGCGCTTGCGCTCGCGATCCGCGAAGGCATGGGCATCGGACCGCTGCCGGTGCCGGTCGCGCTGCCGGGCCTCGCGGACGGCTCGCTCGTGCGCGTGCTGCCGACGCTTCGTCTGCAAACGCTGAACATCTACGCGCTGTATGCGTCGCGCCGTTACCTCGACGCGAAGATCCGAACGTTCGTCGAGTTCCTGCGCGACAGCGTGCCGGTCACGCTCGCGGAGCAGGAAGAGGCGCTGAGCGCGTGCAACGCGTCGCTGCCGGGCGTGGTCCCGCACGTGCGCTCGCGCGAGAGCCGCGAGGCCGAGCGCCTGCGGCTCGTGAACTAG
- a CDS encoding efflux RND transporter permease subunit, which produces MWIVNLALKRPYTFIVMALMILLATPFALMSMATDVLPSINIPVISIIWTYTGLSAKDVADRITSVNERGLTTTVSNIEHIESQSLPGIAIIKLFLQPGASLQTTIAQTVASEQAQLRQMPPGATPPLVISYSASSIPVIQLGLSSKTMSEQALADIAMNFLRPQLITIPGAQVPYPYGGKTRVISVDLNTRSLIAKGLTPADIVNAVNAQNLILPTGTAKLGQTEYRIDTNASPETIAGLNRIPVQTLDGATTYLGDVANVRDGFSPQTNIVRQDGQRGVLLSILKSGDASTLQVVGALKDLLPKARDTLPAEMQIQPLFDQSIFVSAAVQGVVREALIAACLTALMILLFLGNWRSTLIIAVSIPLSILASLLALYALGETINIMTLGGLALAVGILVDDATVTIENIERHLHLGAKLHDGILEGAGEIAVPALVSTLCICIVFVPMFFLTGVARFLFVPLAEAVVFAMVASYILSRTLVPTLAMMLLSNAGPHAGHASNDAAPPSLLARVHLRFNAGFERVRATYISLLSLLLARRKLFASAFLAFCIASLGLVFFLGRDFFPSVDAGDIRLHMRAPTGYRIEETARLADEVEQVIRQVVPPDQLETIVDNLGLPYSGINLSYSNAGTIGTLDGEIQIALNEGHAPSRIYVDKLRTLLPQRFPGVEFFFQPADIITQILNFGQPAAIDVQVAGANLDQDMTLASSLLKQVRQLPGAVDAHVEQRNDEPALRLAMDRTRMQQLNLSAQNVSQNVLIALSGSTQTSPAYWVSPQNGVEYPLAVQTPQYAETSVGDLMNTPVSARPDTPLQLVSNLVRLEPHDGPAIVTHYNIRPVVDLLVSVEGSDLGSVGSAIDNVIRHAQAHAPRGTTITMRGQIGTMRSSFIGLGVGIAMAIVLVYLLIVVNFQSWADPLIIISALPAALAGIAWMLFITGTHLSVPALTGAIMTVGVATANSILVVAFARQRLAQGVPPLAAALEAGATRIRPVLMTAFAMMIGMVPMALGLGEGAEQNAPLGRAVIGGLLFATVSTLLFVPLMFAGVHSRLARRAAAQREREAPHP; this is translated from the coding sequence ATGTGGATTGTCAACCTCGCGCTGAAGCGGCCTTACACGTTCATCGTAATGGCCCTCATGATCCTGCTGGCGACGCCGTTCGCGCTGATGTCGATGGCGACCGACGTGCTGCCGTCGATCAACATCCCGGTCATCAGCATCATCTGGACCTACACGGGCCTGTCCGCGAAGGACGTCGCCGACCGCATCACGTCGGTCAACGAGCGCGGGCTGACCACGACCGTCAGCAACATCGAGCACATCGAGTCGCAGTCGCTGCCCGGCATCGCCATCATCAAGCTGTTCCTGCAACCGGGCGCGAGCCTGCAGACCACGATCGCGCAGACCGTCGCGTCCGAGCAGGCACAGTTGCGGCAGATGCCGCCCGGCGCGACGCCGCCGCTCGTCATCAGCTATTCGGCGTCGAGCATTCCGGTGATCCAGCTCGGCCTGTCGAGCAAGACGATGAGCGAGCAGGCGCTCGCGGACATCGCGATGAACTTCCTGCGCCCGCAACTGATCACGATTCCGGGCGCGCAGGTGCCGTACCCATACGGCGGCAAGACGCGCGTGATCTCGGTCGATCTGAACACGCGCTCGCTGATCGCGAAGGGCCTGACGCCCGCGGACATCGTGAACGCGGTGAACGCGCAGAACCTGATCCTGCCGACCGGCACCGCGAAACTCGGGCAGACCGAATACCGGATCGACACGAACGCGTCGCCCGAGACGATCGCGGGCCTGAACCGCATTCCGGTGCAGACGCTCGACGGCGCGACGACCTATCTCGGCGACGTCGCGAACGTGCGCGACGGTTTCTCGCCGCAGACCAACATCGTGCGCCAGGACGGCCAGCGCGGCGTGCTGCTGTCGATCCTGAAGAGCGGCGATGCGTCGACCTTGCAGGTGGTCGGCGCGTTGAAGGACCTGTTGCCGAAGGCGCGCGACACGCTGCCCGCCGAAATGCAGATCCAGCCGCTGTTCGACCAGTCGATCTTCGTCAGCGCGGCGGTGCAGGGCGTCGTGCGCGAGGCGCTGATCGCCGCGTGCCTGACCGCGCTGATGATCCTGCTGTTCCTCGGCAACTGGCGCAGCACGCTGATCATCGCGGTGTCGATTCCGCTGTCGATTCTCGCGTCGCTGCTCGCGCTGTATGCGCTAGGCGAGACGATCAACATCATGACGCTCGGCGGCCTCGCGCTCGCGGTCGGCATTCTGGTCGACGACGCGACCGTGACGATCGAGAACATCGAGCGGCATCTGCACCTCGGCGCGAAGCTGCACGACGGCATTCTCGAAGGCGCGGGCGAGATCGCGGTGCCGGCGCTCGTGTCGACGCTGTGCATCTGCATCGTGTTCGTGCCGATGTTCTTCCTGACCGGCGTCGCGCGGTTCCTGTTCGTGCCGCTCGCGGAGGCGGTCGTGTTCGCGATGGTCGCGTCGTACATCCTGTCGCGCACCCTGGTGCCGACGCTCGCGATGATGCTGCTGTCGAACGCCGGCCCGCACGCGGGCCACGCGTCGAACGACGCCGCGCCGCCATCGCTGCTCGCGCGCGTGCATCTGCGTTTCAACGCCGGGTTCGAGCGCGTGCGCGCAACATATATCTCGCTGCTGAGCCTGCTGCTTGCGCGCCGCAAGCTGTTCGCGAGCGCGTTCCTCGCGTTCTGCATCGCGTCGCTCGGCCTCGTGTTTTTTCTCGGCCGCGACTTCTTCCCGAGCGTCGATGCGGGCGACATCCGCCTGCACATGCGCGCGCCGACCGGCTACCGGATCGAGGAGACCGCGCGGCTCGCGGACGAAGTCGAGCAGGTGATCCGCCAGGTCGTGCCGCCGGACCAGTTGGAAACGATCGTCGATAACCTCGGTCTGCCGTACAGCGGGATCAATCTGTCGTACAGCAACGCGGGCACGATCGGCACGCTCGACGGCGAAATCCAGATCGCGCTGAACGAAGGGCACGCGCCGTCGCGGATCTACGTCGACAAATTGCGCACACTGCTGCCGCAGCGTTTCCCGGGCGTCGAGTTCTTCTTTCAGCCGGCCGACATCATCACGCAGATCCTGAACTTCGGGCAGCCCGCCGCCATCGACGTACAGGTCGCGGGCGCGAACCTCGATCAGGACATGACGCTCGCGAGCAGTCTGCTGAAGCAGGTGCGCCAGTTGCCGGGCGCGGTCGATGCGCACGTCGAGCAGCGCAACGACGAGCCCGCGCTGCGGCTCGCGATGGACCGCACGCGGATGCAGCAGTTGAACCTGAGCGCGCAGAACGTCTCGCAGAACGTGCTGATCGCGTTGTCCGGCAGCACGCAGACGTCGCCCGCGTACTGGGTGAGCCCGCAGAACGGCGTCGAGTATCCGCTCGCGGTGCAGACGCCGCAGTACGCGGAAACGTCGGTCGGCGACCTGATGAACACGCCGGTGTCCGCGCGTCCGGATACGCCGCTGCAACTCGTCAGCAACCTCGTGCGGCTGGAGCCGCACGACGGCCCCGCGATCGTCACGCATTACAACATCCGGCCGGTCGTCGATCTGCTGGTCAGCGTCGAGGGCAGCGATCTGGGCTCGGTCGGCTCGGCAATCGACAATGTGATCCGCCACGCGCAGGCGCACGCGCCGCGCGGCACGACGATCACGATGCGCGGCCAGATCGGCACGATGCGCTCGTCGTTCATCGGGCTCGGCGTCGGCATCGCGATGGCGATCGTGCTGGTTTATCTGCTGATCGTCGTGAACTTCCAGTCGTGGGCCGATCCGCTCATCATCATCAGCGCGTTGCCCGCCGCGCTCGCCGGCATCGCGTGGATGCTGTTCATCACCGGCACCCATCTGAGCGTGCCGGCGTTGACCGGCGCGATCATGACCGTCGGCGTCGCGACCGCGAACAGCATTCTCGTCGTCGCGTTCGCGCGGCAGCGGCTCGCGCAGGGCGTGCCGCCGCTCGCCGCCGCGCTCGAAGCGGGCGCGACGCGGATTCGCCCGGTGCTGATGACCGCGTTCGCGATGATGATCGGCATGGTCCCGATGGCGCTCGGCCTCGGCGAAGGCGCGGAGCAGAACGCGCCGCTCGGCCGCGCGGTGATCGGCGGCCTGCTGTTCGCGACGGTATCGACGCTGCTGTTCGTGCCGCTGATGTTCGCCGGCGTGCACAGCCGGCTCGCGCGGCGCGCGGCCGCGCAGCGCGAGCGCGAGGCGCCGCATCCATGA
- a CDS encoding efflux RND transporter periplasmic adaptor subunit, which yields MNDPHRHSSLDIAVSGEEGLDLPARGQAGRRARIALLVIALLLAAGAARTIVSNLMNAHRLADTTKQNAKQYVSVVQPSPAGDNGRLVLPGTLRGYVEAPIYSRANGYVLHWYADIGAHVKQGQLLAELDTPEIDQELSQAQAQRQQAESTLALARTSFERAQQLRLRDAVSQQELDDRQGAYSQDIANVAAADANVRRLAQTKSFQRIVAPIDGVVTQRNIDIGDLVNAGNDGAGRALFTIAQADSLRLYVDVPQTYANQVAVGQHVSVAQPELPGVAFDGRITRTSQAISVATRTLQIEITLPNHDGRLLPGTYVQAALQMDPAGTMTVPGNTLLFRAQGPQVAVAGTDGKVHLKKIEIARDLGQTLEISHGLLRTDRVILNPGDSIAEGDSVVVTAGAGSPAAHSRPEPQPPQPAQSSPSRSAT from the coding sequence ATGAACGATCCTCACCGCCACTCGTCTCTCGACATCGCCGTCAGCGGCGAAGAGGGGCTGGACCTGCCGGCGCGCGGCCAGGCCGGCCGCCGCGCGCGCATCGCGCTGCTCGTGATCGCGCTGCTGCTCGCGGCGGGCGCGGCTCGCACGATCGTGTCGAACCTGATGAACGCGCATCGCCTCGCCGACACGACGAAGCAGAACGCAAAGCAGTACGTGAGCGTCGTGCAGCCGTCGCCGGCCGGCGACAACGGCCGGCTCGTGCTGCCCGGCACGCTGCGCGGTTACGTCGAGGCGCCGATCTACTCGCGCGCGAACGGCTACGTGCTGCACTGGTACGCGGACATCGGCGCGCACGTGAAGCAGGGGCAACTGCTCGCGGAACTCGACACGCCCGAGATCGACCAGGAGCTTTCGCAGGCACAGGCGCAGCGCCAGCAGGCCGAATCGACGCTCGCGCTCGCGCGGACCTCGTTCGAACGCGCGCAGCAACTGCGCCTGCGCGACGCCGTCTCGCAGCAGGAGCTGGACGACCGTCAGGGGGCGTACAGCCAGGACATCGCGAACGTGGCGGCCGCCGACGCGAACGTGCGCCGCCTCGCGCAGACGAAGTCGTTCCAGCGGATCGTCGCGCCGATCGACGGCGTGGTCACGCAGCGGAACATCGACATCGGCGACCTGGTGAACGCGGGCAACGACGGCGCGGGCCGCGCGCTGTTCACGATCGCGCAGGCCGATTCGCTGCGGCTGTACGTGGACGTGCCGCAGACCTACGCGAACCAGGTCGCGGTCGGCCAGCACGTGAGCGTCGCGCAGCCGGAACTGCCGGGCGTCGCGTTCGACGGCCGGATCACGCGCACGTCGCAGGCGATCAGCGTCGCGACGCGCACGTTGCAGATCGAGATCACGCTGCCGAACCACGACGGCCGCCTGCTGCCCGGCACCTACGTGCAGGCGGCGTTGCAGATGGACCCGGCCGGCACGATGACGGTGCCCGGCAACACGCTGCTGTTCCGCGCGCAGGGGCCGCAGGTCGCGGTCGCCGGCACCGACGGCAAGGTGCATCTGAAGAAGATCGAGATCGCGCGCGATCTCGGCCAGACGCTCGAAATCAGCCATGGCCTGCTGCGGACCGACCGCGTGATCCTGAATCCGGGCGACTCGATCGCGGAAGGCGACAGCGTCGTCGTGACCGCGGGCGCGGGCAGTCCGGCCGCGCATAGCCGGCCGGAGCCGCAGCCGCCCCAGCCGGCGCAATCGTCGCCGTCACGGAGCGCGACGTGA
- a CDS encoding efflux transporter outer membrane subunit, with product MRAKRSSATLARSAATFAAAAALAACTVGPDYRAPQTDAPAAWRVDPADSFWRVAQPAHAPLDPQWWKVFGDADLDGLEQAALADNQTLRVAAAHYEQARATLASVSSAQAPQVSLDASAARERVSANRPQLSYATPNMSTVQNDLAIGPTVSYELDLFGRIRRTVESAQASAQQAGDDLANARLVLTAELATDYYALRELDNEIDVVNRSVDLQQKALDFVNAQHDLGAVSGLNVLQQKAQLDATRTQVHLLVNQRAQYEHAVATLTGQAAPGFALAPKVGPLPVPVLPPGMPSELLQRRPDVASAERAMAAANAQIGVARAAYFPDLTLSPTLGWESTRFSTLFSVPSLVWSLGGAAGEVLFDGGKREAGVAFAKAGYESAQASYRQTVLTAFQEVQNAVTGLSVLAGASADAQAAVDDARKSFDLANDRYQGGLVAFIDVINAQQQLLASERQQVQIHGQQAATVVFLAKALGGGWSANEDALARGGAAGAAQRGDSGRTGAVAAAGNG from the coding sequence GTGCGCGCGAAACGCAGCAGCGCGACGCTCGCGCGGAGCGCGGCGACGTTCGCCGCCGCGGCCGCGCTCGCCGCGTGCACGGTCGGCCCCGACTACCGCGCGCCGCAGACGGACGCGCCGGCCGCGTGGCGCGTCGATCCGGCGGATTCGTTCTGGCGCGTCGCGCAGCCCGCGCATGCGCCGCTCGATCCGCAGTGGTGGAAGGTGTTCGGCGACGCGGACCTCGACGGTCTCGAACAGGCGGCGCTCGCGGACAACCAGACGCTGCGCGTCGCGGCCGCGCATTACGAACAGGCGCGCGCGACGCTCGCGTCGGTGTCGTCCGCGCAGGCGCCGCAAGTCTCGCTCGATGCCAGCGCGGCACGCGAGCGCGTGTCAGCGAACCGGCCGCAGTTGAGCTACGCGACGCCGAACATGTCGACCGTGCAGAACGACCTCGCGATCGGCCCGACCGTCAGCTATGAGCTGGACCTGTTCGGACGCATCCGGCGCACCGTCGAATCCGCGCAGGCGTCGGCGCAGCAGGCCGGCGACGACCTCGCGAACGCGCGCCTCGTGCTGACCGCCGAACTCGCGACGGACTACTACGCGTTGCGCGAACTCGACAACGAGATCGACGTCGTGAACCGCTCGGTCGATCTGCAACAGAAGGCGCTCGACTTCGTGAACGCGCAGCACGACCTCGGCGCGGTGTCGGGGCTGAACGTGCTTCAGCAGAAGGCGCAACTGGACGCGACGCGCACCCAGGTGCATCTGCTTGTGAACCAGCGCGCGCAGTACGAACACGCGGTCGCGACGCTGACCGGCCAGGCCGCGCCCGGGTTCGCGCTCGCGCCGAAGGTCGGTCCGCTGCCGGTGCCGGTCCTGCCGCCCGGCATGCCGAGCGAACTGTTGCAGCGTCGCCCGGACGTCGCGTCGGCCGAGCGCGCGATGGCGGCCGCGAACGCGCAGATCGGCGTTGCGCGCGCCGCGTATTTTCCGGACCTGACGCTGTCGCCGACGCTCGGCTGGGAATCGACGCGGTTCTCGACCCTGTTCTCGGTGCCGAGCCTCGTGTGGTCGCTCGGCGGCGCGGCGGGCGAGGTGCTGTTCGACGGCGGCAAGCGCGAAGCCGGCGTCGCGTTCGCGAAGGCCGGTTACGAGTCCGCCCAGGCGAGCTACCGGCAGACGGTGCTGACCGCGTTCCAGGAGGTGCAGAATGCGGTGACCGGGCTGTCGGTGCTCGCGGGCGCGTCGGCGGACGCGCAGGCGGCGGTGGACGACGCGCGCAAGTCGTTCGATCTCGCGAACGACCGCTATCAGGGCGGCCTCGTTGCGTTCATCGACGTCATCAACGCGCAACAGCAATTGCTTGCCAGCGAGCGCCAGCAGGTGCAGATTCACGGACAGCAGGCGGCGACGGTGGTATTTCTGGCAAAGGCGCTCGGCGGTGGCTGGAGCGCAAACGAAGACGCGCTCGCGCGCGGCGGCGCGGCCGGGGCCGCGCAGCGCGGCGACAGCGGGCGCACAGGGGCGGTTGCAGCGGCCGGCAACGGTTGA
- a CDS encoding heavy metal response regulator transcription factor, whose protein sequence is MKVLVIEDERKVVDYLRSGLTEQGWIVDVAMDGEEGAWMATEYDFDVIVLDVMLPKLDGFGVLRALRARKDTPVIMLTARDRVDDRVHGLRDGADDYLTKPFSFLELVERLRALTRRARTQESTLITVGDLQVDLISRRAMRDGVRLDLTAKEFQLLSVLARRRGEILSKTLITELVWDVNFESNANVVETAIKRLRAKLDGPHAAKLLHTIRGMGYVLEVREDGGQPS, encoded by the coding sequence ATGAAGGTGCTGGTGATCGAAGATGAACGCAAGGTAGTGGACTACCTGCGCAGCGGGCTGACCGAGCAGGGATGGATCGTCGACGTCGCGATGGACGGCGAGGAAGGCGCGTGGATGGCGACCGAATACGACTTCGACGTGATCGTGCTCGACGTGATGCTGCCGAAGCTCGACGGCTTCGGCGTGCTGCGGGCGCTGCGCGCGCGCAAGGACACGCCGGTCATCATGCTGACCGCGCGCGATCGCGTCGATGACCGCGTGCACGGGCTGCGCGACGGCGCGGACGACTATCTGACGAAGCCGTTCTCGTTCCTCGAACTGGTGGAACGCCTGCGCGCGCTGACGCGCCGCGCGCGCACGCAGGAGTCGACGCTGATTACCGTCGGCGACCTTCAGGTCGATCTGATCAGCCGCCGCGCGATGCGCGACGGCGTGCGGCTCGACCTGACCGCGAAGGAGTTCCAGTTGCTGTCCGTGCTCGCGCGGCGGCGCGGCGAGATCCTGTCGAAAACGCTGATTACCGAACTGGTGTGGGACGTGAACTTCGAGAGCAATGCGAACGTGGTCGAGACCGCGATCAAGCGGCTGCGCGCGAAGCTCGACGGCCCGCACGCGGCGAAGCTGCTGCACACGATCCGCGGGATGGGCTACGTGCTCGAAGTGCGCGAGGACGGAGGCCAGCCGTCATGA
- a CDS encoding heavy metal sensor histidine kinase — MKRSISLRLSAMFAAVSLVVFTLTGTGLFMLMKRQLFNELRETLDTRARIASLIVSHAPTVEKWAFVQEKLRDLSPADSRMHYYVEGPDPRFRFGTPIVGSVSGSVGPDDQLIRQPGRNYDVILTTYTVPAGGDRPEVKLVVGSDCERTQLMLRRFGIALGVLIAASTIAVAALSRAVTRFGLAPLTRLSKEAAQLSPSNRRQRLHSDELPEELHELATSFNGALERLDRAYERLESFNADVAHELRTPVSILIGQTQVALTRDRSVLQLRQTLQSNLEEFERLRVIVNDMLFLSRSDRGERATELTEVSLRAEVSRMLEFLEMPLEEAQLTVAVHGDASAWVNTSLFGRAMSNLLVNAIQHSSPGTALQVTIVPQRRLVEIAVSNPGEPIDPVAREHIFDRFYRLQEARSNSHENHGLGLSIVKAVAEMHGGTVFARSAGGVNTFGFSVAVDGGPPRPQPEPDAPRTSRAGIPLHVSM, encoded by the coding sequence ATGAAGCGGTCGATCTCGCTGCGGCTGTCCGCGATGTTCGCCGCGGTGTCGCTCGTGGTGTTCACGCTGACCGGCACCGGCCTCTTCATGCTGATGAAGCGGCAACTGTTCAACGAACTGCGCGAGACGCTCGACACCCGCGCGCGGATCGCGAGCCTGATCGTCAGCCACGCGCCGACCGTCGAGAAGTGGGCGTTCGTGCAGGAAAAGCTGCGCGATCTGTCGCCGGCGGACAGCCGGATGCACTACTACGTCGAAGGCCCGGACCCGCGGTTCCGGTTCGGCACGCCGATCGTCGGCTCGGTGTCCGGCTCGGTCGGGCCGGACGATCAACTGATACGCCAGCCGGGCCGCAATTACGACGTGATCCTGACGACCTACACGGTGCCGGCCGGCGGCGATCGTCCCGAGGTGAAGCTCGTCGTCGGCAGCGACTGCGAGCGCACGCAGTTGATGCTGCGGCGCTTCGGCATCGCGCTCGGCGTGCTGATCGCCGCGTCGACCATCGCGGTCGCCGCGCTGAGCCGCGCGGTCACGCGCTTCGGCCTTGCGCCGCTCACGCGGCTGTCGAAGGAGGCCGCGCAGTTGAGTCCGTCGAACCGGCGGCAGCGGCTGCATTCGGACGAACTGCCCGAGGAACTGCACGAACTCGCGACGTCGTTCAACGGCGCGCTGGAGCGGCTCGACCGCGCGTACGAGCGGCTCGAATCGTTCAACGCGGACGTCGCGCACGAGTTGCGCACGCCGGTCAGCATCCTGATCGGCCAGACCCAGGTGGCGCTGACGCGCGATCGCTCGGTGCTGCAACTGCGGCAGACGCTGCAATCGAACCTCGAAGAATTCGAGCGGCTGCGCGTGATCGTCAACGACATGCTGTTCCTGTCGCGCAGCGATCGCGGCGAGCGCGCGACCGAGCTGACCGAAGTATCGCTGCGCGCCGAGGTGTCGCGGATGCTCGAATTCCTCGAAATGCCGCTCGAAGAGGCGCAACTGACGGTCGCGGTGCACGGCGACGCGTCCGCGTGGGTGAACACGTCGCTGTTCGGCCGCGCGATGAGCAACCTGCTCGTCAACGCGATCCAGCATTCGTCGCCCGGCACCGCGTTGCAGGTGACGATCGTGCCGCAGCGCCGGCTTGTGGAGATCGCGGTGTCGAACCCGGGCGAGCCGATCGACCCGGTCGCGCGCGAGCACATCTTCGACCGCTTCTACCGGTTGCAGGAGGCGCGCTCGAACAGCCACGAAAACCACGGGCTCGGGCTGTCGATCGTGAAGGCCGTCGCGGAGATGCACGGCGGCACGGTGTTCGCGCGCAGCGCGGGCGGCGTGAACACGTTCGGCTTCTCGGTCGCGGTGGACGGCGGCCCGCCGCGTCCGCAGCCGGAACCGGACGCGCCGCGCACGAGCCGCGCGGGCATTCCGCTGCACGTGTCGATGTGA